In Aedes albopictus strain Foshan chromosome 3, AalbF5, whole genome shotgun sequence, the genomic window TGACATACGAAGAGctccgaagaaatcttagaaacaatgatgaaaacacaCTTTCCGTGTTCAATCGTTGCTTTCACTGATCAGAATGCATCTATATCGCAAACTGAGGccaatgaaaccaggagatatattCATGAAGATGATGAATCAACTGTGTCGCCGAAGCCCCTCGGCGTTGATACCACCTTAACAATACCAACCCTGCCAGTCGACACAACCGTCTGTATGACAGCGCGTCACGTATCGGATGACAATGAACGCTGTCAGGGCAGATGAGATGACTAAACAGATTGAGGACAAAGCGGATCGAAAAGTGAAGTACAATCTACGAAGATCACGTTATCTGTTACTTAAAAGCTATATTTTACGCTAAAGTTATTTTCTTAATTACTATTCTTACATGCAAGTGAATTCTCAGGTAGAAGAGTTTGTAAATTTATAACTTGGCCTTAAACTAAACATTTATCCTAAACTTAGAATCTATATGTACAACTCTAACCTATTACGTACGGAGAAGCTGGGCGAAATCtagacttgattgattaattctaTGAGGACTGAATAGCAAAACAGTGTGTGCAGGAAGTTAGTGCCGGAACGAGAGTAAAAGACACACATATATGCACTAAACGTAAGGAATTACACATTAAAACTTAACCCTAAAACATGCCCTAAAAATATTGTTTACATGCACAGGAATTAAAAACGGTCCTAAACTTCGGACGAATAAAGGCCGCTACGAATTCGGAAACCATACATGGTCTTTTATTGTTACCGCGATACGCTAGTAACAAATTTTTTAATTCGTTTACCGAAGAACGATGTCGGACTCGGCCAATGCTGCTGCCACTACTGGTAATCAAGGTAAGAGCTTAGCTAATCAATCTGAAGACGCGCATGTAGACCCCCCTAACGAACCCCAAACGATGAACCCAAATAAAGATACCCTTCTCAAACCCGGTGGGGACAAAAAGGCACCCTCTGTCAAAAGTAGGTCGTCGAAAAGTCGGGAACACAATGTCCCTTCCCCGCGGGACAAACAGTCTGAAACGATCGGTCACAGTTGTCAAACGTGTCGTTTCGCGGATCACAGCCGGATGGTGCAGTGCGATGATTGTGATGGTTGGCACCATTACAATTGCGTGGGCGTCGATGATCGTATCGCGAAAAAACAGTGGCGGTGTGTGAAGTGTGATGATAATCGGAAAGTTCGTCGCAGTTCCAAAACTACGAGGACGGAAGCGCCAAAAAAGAAGGCTACAGGCAAAGCGAAGAAGGAATCCGGGACGAAGCAACCAGATCTACAGGAACAACGGAAGCACCTGGGGGATCAGCCGGCAAAGTGTATAAAGGCAGCATCGGTGAAATCGGGAACTTCGCGGAAGTCGTCCAGAGCACAGCTGGAACTGCAACTGCAAAAACTAGATGCTGAGCGAACCCTGCTGGAAGATAAGAAGAAGTTAATAGAGCAGCAGTACAGTGTACTCCAAGAACTCGCCGAACTCGATGAGCAGGTCGAAGGCGCAGAAGACGGTGATGAAGTAGATGGGGCTTCCAAAGTGGAGGATTGGCTGCGTGACGGAGTTAACTCGGACACGGATGACGAGAGCACGGACTCAAGCGAAGGTGCAGACGAGGACATCGGAAGTTCATCGGAGGAAGACATCGATGACGATCCTCAAGAAAACGGATCGAAATTCAATCCGATTCGGCGCTCTACACCAAGGATGGACCCTAGGAGCATGCAGAAAAGTGTTACACGCAGCAACCAGTTAAACTGTAGCCTGAACCGTAACCAACTCGCAGCTCGTCAAGTTGTTGCGAAGGATCTGCCACCATTCACAGGGAACCCCGAGGAGTGGCCGATATTTTTCTCCACCTACGAAAGCACGACTCGGATGTGTGGCTACACCAACGACGAAAACATGATTCGGCTGAGAAACTGCTTGAGAGGAGACGCCTTCGCCGCAGTGAAGAGCTTTTTGCTTCATCCGTCAACTGTGGATAGAGCGATAAGTGCCCTAAAACTGCGTTTTGGGCAACCGCGTTTCGTGATTCATTCGCTGAGGGACAAGATAATTGCCATGCCGCCGCTGAAGCCAGATTCAATCAACAGAATGATCGACTTTGCGCTGGCAGTTCAGAATCTCGAAGCAACGATCGATGCGTGCGGACAGAGGGACTTGATGCGAGATACGTCGTTACTGGGCGAGCTGATTGGAAAGCTCCCTGCTTCGATGAAGCTGGAATGGGCGAGGCATACCCGCAGCCTGCGGAAGGTCAACCTGGCGGCCTTCAGCAAATGGATGTACGATATGGCAGAAGACGCTTGCCTAGTTGCCGAGCCACGCAGGAATCAAGAAGTACATCAAAGTCACGAACCGCGCAAAAACTCAAAGGCATTCCTGAATACGCACACCGCTCAGCCGAGCTGGAAGAAGGAAGATCAGCAGGCATCACCACCAAGTATGACCAGATCTATAGGGGCACAAAAGAAGGTCTACTCTCAGGCCTGCATCGTTTGTAAGGGAAATTGCGCCACTCTCGCTAAATGTGGAAGGTTCCTAGGGCTGTCTTATGACGGACGGTGGTCTACAATTCGTGAAGCTAAAGTCTGCAGGAAGTGTCTGAAGCAACACAAAGGAGGCTGTGAATCGAAGCAATGTGGTGTGAGCGGATGCACCTATAAGCACCATCCCTTGTTGCATAAGGAACTGAATGCAGAAACGGCGGCGGTAGTGAAACCACAACGTGAAGAGCAGTCCTGTAACACACATCAGTCGGGGGCAAGTCCCATCCTTTTCCGTTATGTTCCAGTCATTGTGTACGGCTGTGGTATTGTTGTACACTGTTACGCCTTTCTGGATGACGGATCCTCGAAAACGCTCATGGACGAAGAGTTGGCAAAGGAACTGAACCTTTCCGGAGAACGCCATCCACTTTGTCTAAAATGGACTGGCGGTTTGCATAGATCGGAAGACGAGTCACGCAGCGTTCAAATTGAAATCTCCGGACTGAAGGGAAAGCGCTTCCGCTTTGAGGACGTTCGTACCGTTACAGAGTTGCAGCTACCCAGTCAAACACTGGATGTTCAGCAGCTACAGTCGGAATACTACTACCTGAAGGGGGTTCCCGTAGAATCCTATCGTGACGTCCGGCCGAGACTCCTGATCGGAGTTCAACATGCACACGCAACGCTGGTGAGGAAGAGTCGCGAAGGAAGGCCCGGTCAACCGATCGCTATTAAAACAAACCTTGGCTGGACGATATACGGCGGCGCTCCGGCAGAACAATCTGTGAACATGGTTCATTACACAAATCACGTCTCTTGCTGCGATCACGATACCGAAAAAGCTGATGAAAATCTCGGTCAAGTGGTGAAGGAGTACTTTTCACTCGAAAGCCTTGGCGTCACATCACCAGTCAAACAAATTCGTTCCCAAGAAGATGAGCGCGCTATGAAACAATTGCGGGAGCTTACCCAGTTCAACGGCGTGAGGTACGAATCAGGATTACTATGGAGGCGAGACAGCGAACGTTTACCAAACAATAAGGCGATGGCATTGAAACGCTTCAACCATCTGGAACGCCGCATGGAGAAGGACTCTGAACTAGCTCGGATAGTGAAAGAGAAGCTGATAGAATACGTTACCAAAGGCTACGCACGTAAACTAACCACAGAAGAACTGGCAGAAAACCACGAACGTGTCTGGTATTTACCAGTTTTTCCCGTTGTTAACCCGAATAAACCAGGCAAAATTAGACTCGTCTGGGACGCGGCTGCTACGACGAATGGAGTCTCGCTGAACTCTGCGCTCCTGACCGGACCAGACTTGCTGGAACCGCTAATGCACGTGCTGTACAGATTCCGGCAAAATCGTTTCGCAATTTGTGGAGACATacgtgaaatgtttcaccaagtCGCTATTCGCAACGAAGATCAGCACAGTCAACGTTTTTTCCTGAGTGACGAGGAAGGCCAGCCTGAACCCGGCACTTACGTCATGCAGGTGATGACTTTTGGGGCCTCTTGCTCACCGACAACTGCCCAGTTCGTAAAGAACACGAACGCAGAACGCTTCAGCAAAACACATCCAGCTGCAGTCACAGCGATCGTACGGTGCACATACGTAGACGACATGCTCACCAGTACTGAAACAGAGCAAGAAGCAATCGAGCTAGCGAAATCCGTCTGGTTCGTCCACAAGGAAGGAGGATTTGAAATCCGCAATTGGATGTCCAACTCGCCCACAGCTCTGGCAGCCCTCCACGGCGACTTGAATCATGAGAAAAGTCTCGACTTATCGTCCACTCTCGCAACTGAAAAGGTGCTAGGCATGTGGTGGTGCACACAAACGGATTGCTTCACGTACAAGATAAACTGGAGCAGGCTTGGCGAAGACTTGCTGACTGGCGAACGCTACCCCACAAAGCGAGAAGTTCTCCGCACCATGATGACGATCTACGATCCACTTGGCTTAATCGCTCACTACCTAATGTTCCTAAAGGTACTGCTACAGGACATCTGGCGAACGGGTATTACTTGGGACGAGACAGTGAATCGAGAGTGTTTCGAAAAGTGGCAGATGTGGTTAGGGCTTCTTCCGGAAATCGAGAGTCTCCAAATACCACGCTGCTTTCGCCTTCAAACGTCAGCAGGAGAAAACACGGAGATCCAATTACATACCTTTGTTGACGCCGGTGAAAACGGCATGGCTGCCGTTGCGTATCTCCGTTTCGTGGAAGCAGGGACTGTTGAGTGCTCGTTAGTTACAGCGAAAACCCGCGTAGCGCCGCTTAAATACCTGACTATTCCTAGATTAGAACTCCAAGCGGCCCTCATTGGCGCAAGGCTAGCGCACTTCATTATCCAGGGATTGGACCTTACAATCTCTCGATGTGTTTTCTGGTCAGATTCCAGGAACGCGCTCTCGTGGATATGCGCAGATCACCGTAGATATAGTCAATTTGTGGCTGCCCGGGTTAGCGAGATCTTGGATCTAACAAACGTTGCTGACTGGAAATGGGTTCCAACGAAATGGAACGTGGCTGATGAAGGAACCAAATGGCAGCGACGTCCTTCATTCACAGCTGAAAGCAGATGGTACAAAGGGCCTGAATTCCTTTGGCAACGAGAAGAAGAATGGCCTTCTGTGCCCATTAAGCTCGAAGAGACCACTGAAGAGTTGCGCGCCACCATTCACGTCCACTACGAAACGGCAAAGTCGGAGTTCCCGATAGAGAGATTCCGTGACTGGAGAAAGCTGATACGTAcgacggcacatattttccggttCATTGCGAACGCCCAGCCGAAACGGTTTCCTCGGCTAACGTGCGGCATCACAAAGGAGGAAATGCGCAACGCAGAAACCTTCCACTTTCGGGCTGCGCAACAAGACAGTTTCCCAAACGAGTTTGCTGTTCTCCTTCGGAACGATAGCAAAGTAGCGATCCCTAAACGAAGCCCGCTATACAAGCTGAGCCCCTTCATCGACGGACAAGGTTTGCTGCGCATGGCAGGCAGAACCGCAGCGTGTGAATACCTATCACCGGATACTATTAATCCCATTATTCTACCTCGTGATCATCGGATAACGCACCTCGTAGTACGAAGTTATCACGACAAGTTTCACCACCAAAATCATGAGTCGGTGATAAACGAAGTGCGCCAGAAGTTTTGCATAAGTCGACTGCGCCGCGTTTACGCCAAAATCCGGTCAGAGTGTCAACGTTGTAGGTTGAGAGATGCACGCCCACGACCTCCAGCAATGGCAGATCTTCCTCCATGCAGACTGGCCGCATTTGTCCGCCCGTTTACCCACACTGGGGTAGACTACTTTGGCCCTATGGAAGTATGTATTGGGAGAAGGGTTGAGAAGAGGTGGGGGGTCCTACTAACATGCCTTACCATACGCGCAGTCCACATCGAATTAGCTAGCTCATTAACCACTAACTCTTGCATCATGGCACTGCGCAACTTTATTGCCCGGCGCGGAACTCCAGCTGTATTTTACAGCGACAGAGGAACCAATTTTATTGGTTCTGAACGCGAACTGAAGCAAACTTTGAAGGCCGTCGATCAGAACAAGATGGCACAAGAGTTCGTCAGTTCCACGACATCCTGGAGCTTCAATCCACCGGCAGCCCCTCACATGGGGGGAAGTTGGGAAAGGCTGATTCAGTCCGTAAAGCGGACCCTGTTGGAGCTCAAACCGTCTCCACGACCAACTGGTGAGGAATTGCGGAACGCGTTGATAGAAGTCGAAGGTATCCTGAACGCTCGACCTCTGACACATGTACCCATCGAAGACGAAGCAGCTCCTGCGCTTACACCAAACCACTGGCTACTAGGAAGCTCCGATGGGTCCAAACCTTGGTCGTTGCTGGAAAATGACTCGATCGCGCTGAGACGTGGCTGGCACCAATCCCAAATACTCGCCAACCACTTTTGGGAGAGATGGCTACGTGAATATCTGCCGGAGATAACAAGGCGCACCAAATGGCACCAGAGGGTCGCGCCTATCAAGGAAGGTGACATCGTGCTGATCGTCGATCCGGAACTCCCGAGAAGCTGCTGGCCAAAGGGGCGCGTCATAGGTACAGTCAATCGCGACGGGCAGGTACGTAAAGTAACAATACAAACCGCGAAGGGAGTCTACGAGAGGCCAGCTGTAAACGTTGCGGTTCTTGACGTCAAGGGCAAAGAGGAGTTAGCGAACTCAGAGATGGAGTTCCCAAACTGGGGGGGACTGTCGCCGAAGCCCCTCGGCGTTGATACCACCTTAACAATACCAACCCTGCCAGTCGACACAACCGTCTGTATGACAGCGCGTCACGTATCGGATGACAATGAACGCTGTCAGGGCAGATGAGATGACTAAACAGATTGAGGACAAAGCGGATCGAAAAGTGAAGTACAATCTACGAAGATCACGTTATCTGTTACTTAAAAGCTATATTTTACGCTAAAGTTATTTTCTTAATTACTATTCTTACATGCAAGTGAATTCTCAGGTAGAAGAGTTTGTAAATTTATAACTTGGCCTTAAACTAAACATTTATCCTAAACTTAGAATCTATATGTACAACTCTAACCTATTACGTACGGAGAAGCTGGGCGAAATCtagacttgattgattaattctaTGAGGACTGAATAGCAAAACAGTGTGTGCAGGAAGTTAGTGCCGGAACGAGAGTAAAAGACACACATATATGCACTAAACGTAAGGAATTACACATTAAAACTTAACCCTAAAACATGCCCTAAAAATATTGTTTACATGCACAGGAATTAAAAACGGTCCTAAACTTCGGACGAATAAAGGCCGCTACGAATTCGGAAACCATACATGGTCTTTTATTGTTACCGCGATACGCTAGTAACAAACTGTGTTAGAAGGtgccaggagtgatgcatgcattctggctgatcaaattattactgaacaaaaggttgaatgggcgattgattcctttgaacccttcaaagcgccttgtagggatggaatttttcctgtactactgcagaagggtaaagaaatcttaacacctattttaaccaagttattccgattaagcttatcattaagccatatccctacagcttggagagaagtgcgagtcacttttatcccaaaggcaaataagaaggataaatcatcaccaaaatccttcagacccataagtttatcgtccattatgttgaaaataatggaaaaaatactaGGCGAGTATATCAAATCGTCATATTTAACAAAAAGCCCATTGAGCCAAAACCAATTTGCATATCAAGAAGGCAAATCTTCGGTAACAGCAATTCATAAGCTGGTTACAAAACTGGAAAGATCCTTTAAAGCAAAGGAGATTTCACTTGCTGCGTTCCTTGAcattgaaggagcgttcgataacacttcttacgattcaatgaggaatgctatgtcaagacgtgattttgacagatgcattgttGATTGGATAGGAGAAATGTTATCTAAAAGAGAGATTTCATCTAACCTTGGCAGCTCATTTATTACCGTCAGAGCAGTAAAGGGTGTCCACAAGGGGGCGTGCTATCATAATAGTTGATGATCTCCTCAAAAAACTGGAAGCACAAGGCTTCGAAgtaattggcttcgctgatgacatagtCATTCTAGTTCGTGGTAACGTTatcactaacagaatgcaaactgccttaaatTTGGTCTCCTCGTGGTACGATAAAGAAGGATTGAacataaatccttctaaaaccacgatcgtaccATTTTCACgacggagaaaaaaaaacaattacaaatTTAAAATTGAAAGGAACTTTTTTGGAACTCTCAAATACAGTCAAGTATCTTGGAGTATATCTTGACAGTAAACTAAATTGGAACTTACATCTCGAGCAGGTACTTAGTAAAGCTACAAGTGCTCTATGGATCAATAAgaaaacttttggtaaaaaatggggattgaaaccaaaaatgatccactggatttacttggcaattgtgagacccagaaTTACCTTTGCGTCACTGgtatggtggcctaaaacaaatgaaagattagcacaaaagaagctggaaaaacttcaaagattagctactctttcaattaccggtgcaatgcgaagtacaccgtctaaagcgcttgacactttacttcatctacttccactgcatcaatttgttcaattagaagctgcaaagagtgcttttaagctcaaaagaactacacaactctTTGAGGGTGACCTGAGCGGGCATCTCAGTATTCTGAAAACAATTAGTATCGGCTCTCTAATCTTACataatagtgattggatgagaaaaagatacaattttgaacgctcttttgaagtgattaatcctgggcgaaatctgtggacaaatggtggcccagaattacacccaggatcaatcgtattttacactgatggttcgaaattgaacgatcaagtaggtgcaggagtgactggccccgggatcaacgtatcaattcctatgggcaaatggcctacagtttttcaagctgaaatccaggcgattttagaatgcagtaatatttgcttacgcagaaactacagacattcaacaatttgcatgatgtctgatagccaagcagctctaaatgctttgaaatcagaatggagtttaaaacatgggaacatgagaaaataaaatccaactgggaaaacaccacttttgcaaggcagtcgaaacgtttcataaagccggacatttcaaacactcgcaaaattctagaactttctaaaaaagatctTAGTTCGTTTACTGGCcttataacaggtcattgtccgagccggtatcatctgaagctaattggaaaacttcaagatgatgtatgtcgcttcTGCGGCATAGAcacagaagactcggaacatttgctATGCCATTGCCCGGCAATTacagctaaaagaattaggttcttcgacaaggggctgattgAACCCTtagatgtctggagaacaaaccccaatgcggtagtgcagttcatccgaactgtatcaccgtgttgggatcacgcttacagtcaaggtttgattattgctaataccaatggtgatacgtcaacttgacatagctaaataaaactggggcatttgtcacaatagatctaaaaactggtcgcagtgacttatatacccaacaaggaataaaaaaaacatgacatATAATCATGTGTTACTAGAGAGCAATGTGTTTCTAGCAGAGTTTTAACTTTCAAACGCCAAAACAAGTGAAAATTTTCAAGTGCACACATGTGTAGAACCACAATGACGATTTGCATGGAAAAGTTGTTCGGTTTGTAACCCGTCGGTGattaccaatcgatcaacttttcagcgcaaaccgacatttggttcttcagatttatgctcttgaaaattcgtgtTGTGGTTTCGTTATATCTTCACCTTGAATATCgagaaattaaatttgaaatgtctaCCGTTTATCCTGCCGGCACCACTAGGGCTAATGCGCCAAATATTGTTCTTCTCATTTGAACTGTAACATATTCTTTCTTGTGTATGGTTTAAATAATTAAGTTGAAACGTATTTTTCGTGTCTGCATAATTAATCTTCAAACTTTGTCTTGCACTGCTTCTATAATCCATAAATATAGGGCCATACTATTAGTAAGAGCTTTGCTTTTTTCCAGTTCAAACTGTAGTAAACTTGTACGAAGTATTTTGATTATTCACAGGTATTTACTTGTTCCACAATAGTTTTGAATTTTTACACTATTACACTATTTACTCACATCGAACACGATATAGTTCCTAAGTATTACCATTTTCCAATAGCTATGAAAACACGTATTTTTCGCATTTTCCCCTATAAtcaactttttgaaatattttttaaagaagaaaTCTAGTTTAAAACTTTATGGATTTGACTTTGTACTTTGTTAATTTTACCGTTTTTTCGATTACCAAACTAAACCGCCACTTGCTGAACTTGGAAGAATAACACCTCGGTTTTCGTTTCATGTTTTCATTTCCAACACCAGTGCCACAGGAGGAGCTGATTCTCGTCCCGCCACAGGCCCCGGAACACCAACAGACGAAAACGCCGGACAAATTGGTCAAGGTACTAGCCAACACATGTTGTTTCTTCTTTACAGTATACGATGGCGATGGTGGCAATGTTGATAGTGCTAAACAATTGCTAATACTTCTTTCCAGTTACCCACAAAGTCACAGCTGGAGCCAAATCGATCGGGTCGTTCCTGTATTCATCGTTCAATAAGGCCGGTGATAAAATTAAACACCTAAAGGATAATGTTAGTTGGCACCGCCATTTAGCGACTTCGGCACAAGAATGATGAAAGCTCTATTGTTTCCTATTTTTCCTCTCTAGACCCTTCTCGGCGAGTTCAACAAAGAGCAGGAAGCATTCATTAAGAACCAGCAGGGAGGCAGCGGTCCAGGTGCTTGCCCATGGACCGGTCACGCAAACGAAGCCAAAATTAAAGAAGAAATCCTCAGTCTGTCAGCGGTAAGCGTTGCGGGCTTTGGTTTTTGAGGAAGTAACAACAGTGCTAATTAAATTTATGCTTTCTCCGCTCTGTGTCTTCTTGTCGTCGGCAGGATCGTCGGAACTTTGTGCGAGCACCACCAGCCGGGGTTGAGTTTGAATTCGATTATGAT contains:
- the LOC134289723 gene encoding uncharacterized protein LOC134289723, yielding MSDSANAAATTGNQGKSLANQSEDAHVDPPNEPQTMNPNKDTLLKPGGDKKAPSVKSRSSKSREHNVPSPRDKQSETIGHSCQTCRFADHSRMVQCDDCDGWHHYNCVGVDDRIAKKQWRCVKCDDNRKVRRSSKTTRTEAPKKKATGKAKKESGTKQPDLQEQRKHLGDQPAKCIKAASVKSGTSRKSSRAQLELQLQKLDAERTLLEDKKKLIEQQYSVLQELAELDEQVEGAEDGDEVDGASKVEDWLRDGVNSDTDDESTDSSEGADEDIGSSSEEDIDDDPQENGSKFNPIRRSTPRMDPRSMQKSVTRSNQLNCSLNRNQLAARQVVAKDLPPFTGNPEEWPIFFSTYESTTRMCGYTNDENMIRLRNCLRGDAFAAVKSFLLHPSTVDRAISALKLRFGQPRFVIHSLRDKIIAMPPLKPDSINRMIDFALAVQNLEATIDACGQRDLMRDTSLLGELIGKLPASMKLEWARHTRSLRKVNLAAFSKWMYDMAEDACLVAEPRRNQEVHQSHEPRKNSKAFLNTHTAQPSWKKEDQQASPPSMTRSIGAQKKVYSQACIVCKGNCATLAKCGRFLGLSYDGRWSTIREAKVCRKCLKQHKGGCESKQCGVSGCTYKHHPLLHKELNAETAAVVKPQREEQSCNTHQSGASPILFRYVPVIVYGCGIVVHCYAFLDDGSSKTLMDEELAKELNLSGERHPLCLKWTGGLHRSEDESRSVQIEISGLKGKRFRFEDVRTVTELQLPSQTLDVQQLQSEYYYLKGVPVESYRDVRPRLLIGVQHAHATLVRKSREGRPGQPIAIKTNLGWTIYGGAPAEQSVNMVHYTNHVSCCDHDTEKADENLGQVVKEYFSLESLGVTSPVKQIRSQEDERAMKQLRELTQFNGVRYESGLLWRRDSERLPNNKAMALKRFNHLERRMEKDSELARIVKEKLIEYVTKGYARKLTTEELAENHERVWYLPVFPVVNPNKPGKIRLVWDAAATTNGVSLNSALLTGPDLLEPLMHVLYRFRQNRFAICGDIREMFHQVAIRNEDQHSQRFFLSDEEGQPEPGTYVMQVMTFGASCSPTTAQFVKNTNAERFSKTHPAAVTAIVRCTYVDDMLTSTETEQEAIELAKSVWFVHKEGGFEIRNWMSNSPTALAALHGDLNHEKSLDLSSTLATEKVLGMWWCTQTDCFTYKINWSRLGEDLLTGERYPTKREVLRTMMTIYDPLGLIAHYLMFLKVLLQDIWRTGITWDETVNRECFEKWQMWLGLLPEIESLQIPRCFRLQTSAGENTEIQLHTFVDAGENGMAAVAYLRFVEAGTVECSLVTAKTRVAPLKYLTIPRLELQAALIGARLAHFIIQGLDLTISRCVFWSDSRNALSWICADHRRYSQFVAARVSEILDLTNVADWKWVPTKWNVADEGTKWQRRPSFTAESRWYKGPEFLWQREEEWPSVPIKLEETTEELRATIHVHYETAKSEFPIERFRDWRKLIRTTAHIFRFIANAQPKRFPRLTCGITKEEMRNAETFHFRAAQQDSFPNEFAVLLRNDSKVAIPKRSPLYKLSPFIDGQGLLRMAGRTAACEYLSPDTINPIILPRDHRITHLVVRSYHDKFHHQNHESVINEVRQKFCISRLRRVYAKIRSECQRCRLRDARPRPPAMADLPPCRLAAFVRPFTHTGVDYFGPMEVCIGRRVEKRWGVLLTCLTIRAVHIELASSLTTNSCIMALRNFIARRGTPAVFYSDRGTNFIGSERELKQTLKAVDQNKMAQEFVSSTTSWSFNPPAAPHMGGSWERLIQSVKRTLLELKPSPRPTGEELRNALIEVEGILNARPLTHVPIEDEAAPALTPNHWLLGSSDGSKPWSLLENDSIALRRGWHQSQILANHFWERWLREYLPEITRRTKWHQRVAPIKEGDIVLIVDPELPRSCWPKGRVIGTVNRDGQVRKVTIQTAKGVYERPAVNVAVLDVKGKEELANSEMEFPNWGGLSPKPLGVDTTLTIPTLPVDTTVCMTARHVSDDNERCQGR